The following nucleotide sequence is from Pirellulales bacterium.
TTGCACCGGAAACCTGGCAAATGGATGCGGTCAATTCGTCGATATCTTTTCGCGAGTATTTTGCCGCAGCTCCCTTGGCATTGATTCCACGCACATGCTGGCCGCCATCGGCTGCAGCACGAAACACGCGGAATTCCGCCTCGCGGGCTAAATCGGTTACGTCAACAATTTCCAGGCCGAAGCGCAAGTCGGGGGCATCATGGCCGAACCGTTCCATGGCTTCGTCGTAGGTCATCCGCGACAATGGGAGCTTCACGTCCAGCCCAAGGATTTCCTTAGCCAGTTTCGCGACCAAGCCGTCGATAATGCCGATCACATCGTCGGCTTGCACGAACGACATTTCCATATCGAGCTGCGTGAATTCCGGTTGCCGATCGGCTCGCAAATCTTCATCACGAAAACACCGGGCCACCTGCACGTAACGATCGTAGCCGGCCACCATCAAAATTTGCTTGTACAACTGCGGCGATTGGGGCAGGGCATAAAAGGCGCCGTGCTGAATGCGGCTGGGCACCAAATAATCGCGGGCCCCTTCCGGCGTGCTGCGGCCCAGTACCGGCGTTTCTACATCCAGAAAACCATGCTCGTCGAAGTAATCGCGCATGCCTTTGATCATGCGGTGCCGCAATTCCAAAATGCGTTGCGCTTCTGGCCGCCGCAAATCGAGAAAGCGATATTTCAACCGCAGATCTTCCCCGGGCAAATCTTGCGCTGTGGGTAAAAACGGCGGCGTGGCGGAACGGTTGAGAGCAACCACTTTTTCCACTCGCACTTCGATTTCACCAGTCGCCAATTTGGGATTGGCCGCCCCTTCCGGCCGTCGGGCCACACGACCGGTGACCATCAACACCCATTCGCAACGGATGGTTTTGGCGAGCTCCAAGTTTTCGGCTCCGCTCTCGGGCGACACAACTGCTTGCGCCTTGCCGTAACGATCGCGCAAATCGATGAACAGCACTCCTTGATGGTCGCGATAGGTGTCTACCCAGCCGCAAAGTGTGACCGTTTGGCCGACGTGGCTGGCCCGAAGTTCGCCGCAAGTGTGGGTACGATACAAGACATGATCCTTGAAAAAACGGATGGAAATCGAAGGGGCTATTCTAAATCGACGGGCCGTTTAGCGAAAGGTTCGTTTGCAAAAGAATGGAACTGCTCGGCATTGCGTCTAAGCCAAACCAATCGCCGCAATTCTCCGTGCGATTTCTTCGGGTTGAAAGTTTTCTCCCACTTCAATCCAACGGCATTCGCTGAGGCTGCGGAACCAAGTGAGCTGCCGCTTGGCAAATTGGCGCGTGCGAAGTTTGACTAGTTCAATGGTCGCGGGCAGATCTCGGTCGCCGTTGAGGAACTCGAGCACCTCCTTGTAGCCGACCGCCTGACCCGC
It contains:
- the aspS gene encoding aspartate--tRNA ligase — protein: MYRTHTCGELRASHVGQTVTLCGWVDTYRDHQGVLFIDLRDRYGKAQAVVSPESGAENLELAKTIRCEWVLMVTGRVARRPEGAANPKLATGEIEVRVEKVVALNRSATPPFLPTAQDLPGEDLRLKYRFLDLRRPEAQRILELRHRMIKGMRDYFDEHGFLDVETPVLGRSTPEGARDYLVPSRIQHGAFYALPQSPQLYKQILMVAGYDRYVQVARCFRDEDLRADRQPEFTQLDMEMSFVQADDVIGIIDGLVAKLAKEILGLDVKLPLSRMTYDEAMERFGHDAPDLRFGLEIVDVTDLAREAEFRVFRAAADGGQHVRGINAKGAAAKYSRKDIDELTASICQVSGAKGLAWFKVEEGGALASPIAKNFSAPLLAKIAQRMQAAPGDFLLFVADTFDICCKALHNLRKRLGEELKLYDPTAMHFSWIVEFPMFAWDAEEKTWAAMHHPFTAPRPQDLELLKTEPAKCRAQAYDLVINGSEAGGGTIRIHDQELQQQVFELLGIDRQKARERFGFLLDALQFGAPPHGGIALGIDRWVMLFGNLNNIRDCIAFPKTQKATDLMTDAPNTVDPKQLKELGITIAK